ATCGAATCAGTACCAGATCGATGCGGGTCAAAAGGCCTTTGGAGCGCGACAGTGCCAGCAGTGCGGACTGGTGTACACCGTTCACGAaccggaggaggagctgctgcatcGAGAGTACCACAACTCAATACATGTGCTGAGATTCAAGGGCTGGATCGACGAGGACATTGTGTCCGTTTTTCCGGAGTGGGCCAGCGACGGTCGTATCATACGTATCAACGAACGCGCTCCGGCAGCTCGACTCGACAGACTGCGGGATCTCATTGGTGTGGTGGACAAGGAGCTGGGCTACTCCTCGTACATTGTGCCAAAGATCTTTGTGGCCTTCATAGCGGTGCGAAAGCAGCAGATCGTGGGTTTCTGCCTGGTGCAGCCCCTGTCGCAGGCCCATCGTTTCATCCAGGTCGATGGCACGGACTACTTCAGTGAGGAAAGCTACCCGGCCAGGTGAGCATCCCTTTCTATATGCCTCCATCCATTGTCAACAGCTAAACTATGCCTTCTTTCAGCTGCGGCGTGTCGCGCATCTGGGTTTCTCCGTTGCAGCGGCGCAGCGGGATCGCCAGCAAGCTGCTGCGCGTAGTCCAGTGTCACACGATCCTCGGTCAGGAGATCGCCAAGGAGTGCATTGCCTTCAGCACGCCCACCGACGATGGTCGAACACTGGCGCGCCAGTTTACCGGGTTGGATAACTTCCTGACCTACGACCAGTGATCGGGAAAAATGGAATCGGCTATTGAATAGCTGGATTGTTTTTTGAGTTAGGATTGCTTCGGAACCTGTAATAGTTGATAAGGAAATGCGATTTTGTTACAAAGCGGCACGAAGACGcggcatttaatttgtttacaatgGTGGTTTTTAATATGCCTGTTCTTATGCAATGAACTTGATTTCCTCTTTGGAtcgcatttattttgaaaatatagaATAATATTGTTTATCATACCCGTCTGGTGTTTAATACGATATATTGTTTTAGCTGTGTAAATTTCGTATTAGAACAATATGATTTACTTTCAAGTGCTatactaaaattaaataaataaattaaaataataaaattgttgaATTTTACTTATAAGAAACTTAATGCCTAAATGAATGCAATAAACAATGTACATAACTCGCATTGGCGATCGATAAACTGCTATCGATCGCTTGCAACCATGCGGCGAAACCACTGAGTGCCATCACTAACTTACTGAGCCTGGCTTTTGGGCGTTGTTTTCGTAGCAGCAAATTGGCTGAAATTGAATACTTTTACGACCGTAAGTGGGTAAAACACCTGAATGGGACTTGTGCCAATCTCAGTGACCATCAATCGCGCGCAAATGGTAAGTGCACTTCACGTCTAAGCTGGAAAGTCGGCAACTGCAGGTGCTGCTATGTAGTTTGATTACTTTGGTGACGCCACGCCCAATGTGACAAATTGGAATCGGTGGCAAGTGGTTTTTGGGGTGCAAGCGGCTTGCAGCGTGGTGGTTGAACCGCTTTCTCATTGCGCACCCACTTCTTCTCCCGCCTTCCAGACCATTAAGTATTGTGCAGCAGGCTATTGAGGCTCTTTCAAGTACCACACCCCTAAAAGACTATGTCCACAATCGAAGAGGAACGCAAGGCGTACGAAAAGAATCCATACTTCACCGGCCACATCTACGGCAACTTCTCGCCGTTTTATGTGACCATTGCCATCTGCACGGTTGTCCTGGGCACGATCATTATACTGAACATTATCTTGGGCTGCTGTTCCAAGCATCGCAAGTACTGGCAGAACAGGCACACGGGTAATCGCTGGCTGGTCTCCATTTGGTCCGCCACGCCCCACAATCAGCCGCCACTGGACTTCACTGAACTGAAGGACGCCTCCTACTTCCAGCGTTTCCATGtgagttttagtttttttttagttagAGCTCAAAACATCGACGCTTATTGTTTGGCTCTTTTGACTTATCGTATGTATATTTCTTCTAGCCTACAACTCATCAGCAAGTGTTCCCCGACGACGTTGTCATTGGCGTTGACGATTTGGAGCCCGTGCATTCGGcgcatcatcaccaccaccagcagcagcaccagcgtCCCCCACGCCCAGAGGGTCGCACTCTGCACCAGCAGCGCCAGCGCGAGGAATACGTGGAGTTGCAGAAGCGCGAGAGCGACATCTAAGTAGCAATGGCTCTTTACTTCCTTTATCCCGCCGTGGCCGCCGTCGCCCTTTTCATCGTGGGCGTTATCATTGTCATGCTGCGCTACGGACCGCGTTTGTGCGGTTTGCGCCACCATGCGCTGCCGGATGATGAAGACCTGCGGGGAAAGACGTACGAGCATGAGATTAGCTATGCCTAATCTTCTTTAGGGATGTCCTAGCAATTTCTTTCAACCAATATTCATTCCCCTTTAGCTTTCAGTAACCAATGCCAGAGTGAACATTGAAGAAGTAGTTTAAAGATTTCTTGGACATCCCTGTCTTTAATTTACATACTTACCACATGCCGGCAATGCTTTGAATTGCTACTTATATATCTCCCTAAAACTAATCCTAGCTGCAGTAAGAGCCCACTAACCCGTCTGCACCCACCAACCATATCAATTTTGCATGCAGTACAAATAGTTTCATTAGCAACTAGTTTCGTTTGAGCCGTTTCCATTCCATTAATCACAATCTGACAATGTGCCTTCAACGTAGAGACTCGTGAGAAAATTATACCGTCCAAGTGTCTTTCTAGCGCCGTAAGATCGTActgtatttacatttaatacCCTTTCTGGTAGTCTGTCCACAGATGCTGCATTTAATGTTGTCCAATATTCTATTCGTATGAACATATCAGTGTCTTGTATCTACAATAGTGTATGCAAACTCTCTACATTTGTATTCGTCCATTAGTTTTGTAATATTGTATTTTGAAGTTGCAGCAAATAAATCTACGGCCCAAGAATAATGCAGGTTGGTTTTTTATTCAATGAATAGATGCCAGAGGGTAACTGAAAATGCCAAATAAGGCTATTTCggttttataaatttcacatatgtataataattttaattcgcaaaatgccaaataacaatttctttttcaataataCATTCTAAGGTAATACTAGAACATAATTCAATGCATTCGAAGTAGAGTATAACTACAAAGAAATTCCATAACTTGACTTACAAATAATGGATAATAGAACCTAACTTCTCTTAGAAGGCTTTTTGTGGTGCCTCCGCACATGGCGCTCCGCCTGCTTGTCGGGAGCAGCCAATTCATAGCGAAAGATAATGCAACGCCGGTCAAAGAAGGTCTTCAAGTCCTTTGGATCGTATCGGTGACCCAGGTGCTTAAAGTGCAAGTAGACCGCCTGCAAATCAATGGGCTCGTACCTGAGCAGACTTTCGTGCAGCTGCGGATTGGCGCAGAGGAGATTGTGCCAGGCGATGTGCAGTGGCATCAGCGGCTGTGGAGTCTTCTTGGTAACATTCGTTTGCATGACAAAGGTCTCGAAGTCGTCACAAAGACCCGGGATCAGGATTTGGGAAAAGCGCAGCAGTTCCTCTCCAGTGCCATCATTGAACTTGAAATCCTTTTTCGGCTTAGTTGCCGTCGGAGGAGTCTTAGTGGTCAACTTGGTTACCTTCGAATGTGGCCGCTCCATAACCACAGGGCTTGATTTGGAACGGACAATTGGCTCTGATCTGGGTGGCAAGTCCCGGACAGCAGCAGTCTTCATTATGGGATGCGTTTGATTGTAGATGAATTCTAACATTTTCACGGCCTGCTTGCGTTTCAGTGGCTTAATACCGTACTTGTATAGCTGCTGCAGGATCTCCGATTCCGAAAGGGTCGCGAAATCTGGCTTAGGTGTGTGGCAAACACGCACGGTGTACACATTACCATCTACATCTACTTGCTCTGGCACAATAGGAGATTGGTTGCTGGGAGCACTTGGCACTGGGATCGCTGTGGTTTTTATCTCTCCCTTTAACAAAAGGTCCAGTCCGCGAGGCATGTCATTTGTTTCACCAACACTGGAGGCTTCCTTTGTGCTTTGGAAAACCATCTGATCGAATTCGTCAAAGTCATCATCGGAATTATGCCCAGGGTTGCTTACTTTCGCCAAGAGTTCATTAAATTTGTGACTGCTCCTGCGAGCCAACGGCTTTACGGGTGCATCCAGAAATGAAGCTTCGGCCCAGTTGATTTCGTTATCCGACGACTGCTCTTTGCTGACGG
This genomic interval from Drosophila teissieri strain GT53w chromosome 3L, Prin_Dtei_1.1, whole genome shotgun sequence contains the following:
- the LOC122617136 gene encoding uncharacterized protein LOC122617136, encoding MSTIEEERKAYEKNPYFTGHIYGNFSPFYVTIAICTVVLGTIIILNIILGCCSKHRKYWQNRHTGNRWLVSIWSATPHNQPPLDFTELKDASYFQRFHPTTHQQVFPDDVVIGVDDLEPVHSAHHHHHQQQHQRPPRPEGRTLHQQRQREEYVELQKRESDI
- the LOC122617137 gene encoding uncharacterized protein LOC122617137 encodes the protein MALYFLYPAVAAVALFIVGVIIVMLRYGPRLCGLRHHALPDDEDLRGKTYEHEISYA
- the LOC122618552 gene encoding structure-specific endonuclease subunit SLX4 isoform X2, translated to MKCFPVPATKTVSNATQEKIPFDDKPIDDFIDLTQEFEMAVFNESRPRTPNLNESSETDTNLDNLNGNTLLDFSPQEVSCPISKELYQKYAKVDTFPEWSAAEEENKFEFSLSLERDLKSSEQSSIHLGILTTPNDTERSSSFSELNFSRNSFQRSVSLSTELGFKSPLNWKTNLSAEKMVSLATSPYKESDASVDLTQNSSSDDEDDAILLSDEEINYSIWKSNRTARDLDIDDDSSDSCFASPVPKKRAVPQFQTEEDLDAFLKGFSTTGNGSQSSHSLNKSALSKERAEFGILDAAPSQPFSLSELQSPVSKEQSSDNEINWAEASFLDAPVKPLARRSSHKFNELLAKVSNPGHNSDDDFDEFDQMVFQSTKEASSVGETNDMPRGLDLLLKGEIKTTAIPVPSAPSNQSPIVPEQVDVDGNVYTVRVCHTPKPDFATLSESEILQQLYKYGIKPLKRKQAVKMLEFIYNQTHPIMKTAAVRDLPPRSEPIVRSKSSPVVMERPHSKVTKLTTKTPPTATKPKKDFKFNDGTGEELLRFSQILIPGLCDDFETFVMQTNVTKKTPQPLMPLHIAWHNLLCANPQLHESLLRYEPIDLQAVYLHFKHLGHRYDPKDLKTFFDRRCIIFRYELAAPDKQAERHVRRHHKKPSKRS